TAACTCCAATAGCCCATgtgacaataattttttctGGAAGTAAGTTTTCATATTTGCCATTACATTTAAAGTTTGCCATTTATAACATCAAAAAGTCTAACAAAATcaacattatttttattaaaatttagctaacacttaattaacaaaaaaaaaattatattagatgTAATTTCATGTTGTTAAAAAcactaataataactaattattagCTATAAATTATAAAACCTACTGTCACTTAGTGCTTCTCTTGTCACATTTTCATTTAGTATCCTTGATCTGAACTCTGAAGTATTCCATTAAGCTCTTGCTCAAACCTTTTGATGGCTTCTTCTGGGAGGCAAATTAAAAGCACCCTACCATGTTCTCCTTTAGAGTTAGTATATGGAACAAAGTAGCTGACACCGGGAATGTCTTCTGGACCACCAGTGTCGGCTAGCCCGGAATACAAAGGCTTACCCCATCCGAAATCCACATCTCTAAATCCACATTTTGTGATATCTGACACTAACAAAGACCCTTCTAAAATAACGTCAGGTCTTCCTTTAATGGCCATTAGATCCGCAACAGAGTGCACATATTCCTCTGTTGCTTTTTTCTTTGACTCCTTCACCAACTCCAACGCATAGCTCAAGGGCCGCTGGCATAGCATCCCAACACTGCAAACTGCTGCAGGAAACACAAAAGCGTTCCCATAATAACCTTGAGGAAGTGGACGATTAAACCTATCATAAAAATTGCATTAGCAAAATAGAAGAGAGTCAATTAAAAAGTAAACTTCATTTAACAAAAAGGAGTGTGCAGAGTCGTAGTTATTTTAACCTGCAATTTTCAAAACGCGCGTTGATAGCGTACATCAAGCGAACCTTCTTATTAGGGTTCCATTGTAGTGCAACTGTACGACAACGCCACAGGCATGCAGTGAGGATATCGAATGTAGTTGACGATTGAGCAAGGTGACGAGGGAGGAGGCAGCGCAATGCATCAATCTCTTTGGGACCAAAGAAGAAGGAAGCTTGGGAGGGTTTTAAGAAGACAGTTTTATCATCATTATCAAGCGGTACTTGTTTGTATTCATGGTGGATGAATGTGACTCTTGGTGGGTCTCTGGCACAAAGAAGCTCCCTACACCAAACTGGGGGAATTGAAGGGTTTGATGCACCTTGGGCGATTTCTGCGATGGCCTTTATGAATTGACCAATTCCACATCCATCACACAGTGTGTGGTTAACACGTATAGCAAAGATGAAACCACCGCATTTGAGACGTGTTACCTGAATAAGCAgcagaggagagttaatcattccaTCATCAGAAAATGGAACATCGAAGAGGAGCTCATCAAAGCAAGGAAATGGAGGCAGAGGGTCAACACCAAAATAGTCAAGTGTAACGTCTGCATCAGCTTCAATGAACAGTACACCTTCGCCAGTGCAATCCACCACAAGTTTGCCACTATGACCTTCCCTAAGCCTTCCGGCAAGTGGATAATAGAACACAAGTGCTTTGGACAACGCTTCCCTGATGACATGGACAGGGTCTTTCCCTGCCATTGAAGATTGATAAGGAAACAACTGAACCACTGAATAGTGGATGCGTAGACCTTGTTGGTCATCAATGTCGGAGAGAAGCTTAAGTTCATTGGGGGTGGGTCCAGCAGGTGCCACTAGTTCCGCTGGGTTCCTCCTCACTTTAAACAccattgatgatgatgatttttggaGAACCATTATGTGTTCTTATTGGAATTATAGTAAGAATTCAAATATTCGTGTTTGATGAACAACCTGAGATGTTGATATTAAGACAATTAACAAGgtatagaaagaaaaatgaaacaaataaattaaacttaaatAAATTCAATACAGCATGTATGTACAAGGAGAAAAACTATTTATACGtaaaaataaacaaagttactctttcatatatatatatatatatatattaattttaattttaatgtatttataagataaaaagttttatataattttatttttttaaataattatttatgcacgactaatataaaaaataataatacataattaaatgTAAGTATAATATTGACCCATAccttaaaattaaattcatatataagACAAAATAATTTTGAGATGCAATTATTATATTTGTGATAAAGTCAATGGGTGAGTTGGTGGCGGCTGGCacttagatttttttaaaagaaagttGAAGCTAATCCTATGGTACtataatactaaaaataaaaattaatttgagttGGTTGAGCGATTGTCTTATTTGTTTGTTTAAGTAAGTGTTGAGAATTCGAATATGTagtaatttattgattaataataaatttttaaataaaattctaatctgtaataaattaatctttaatctgttaaattaaaagatactgtaaataataataataataataataataataataattcatgcCTTGAGATGctttcttatctttaattttctcttcCACTTAACATGTGGGTCATGCTCTTTGACTAattattttatgaaaaattttaagatatGGATGAAAGAAAATATCCATGTGTATGGATCCAACGTGTCATGATTTTTGTATGGGACATGTGTGCAGAATGTAAAATTTGCAGAATTCAGTTGCGTAAAAAAGATGTTAGCAATAGCTGATATCAAAAGATGTTCAGGGATAGCAGTGAGTTAATGCAAGTAATAGAAGTTGTTTAGGAGTTGGTGTTGATTAAGATTTTTAGGGTTATGGGCTGAAAAGGGATAATGGGTTATTTTGTAAAGGAATGgatatttattttgttaggtGGGTTAGATACTAGCTAAGAATGAATTTGGAAGCCTATTAACGCATGAGACATGAGGATGCAAGGCAATTTTGTACAAAATATTGTATTTCGGCAAAACATAATATACTCTTGTAGATGCAAGGAAAAACATTTAGATGATAAATAATTTAGGAAAAATTAACAGAAAGGACCATTAacaaatactaattaaataaaaaagactaattatatcatcattattattattaaagaaGATTGAATTAAATATAATTCATAAAGAAGGACCAAAACATTGTTTTACAGTAATGCCATTAATCATTCTCTTATTCTAATTACTTTTgtagttatttttaataaaaaaattgattcatTTTACTCTTTCCAGCATGAGTTCATTCATCTTTTTGGTTTCTAGtataagtttaattttttattttctatttttcacaGAAAGACATTACATATGATATATGAGTAACAATTaccataaaaaaatacaaataataacCATAATCTTAATGTAACTAATGGCAATTAGGCAACACCACCAAGCACTAAGGTAAAATAAATTTGTTCAAGAAAAACTATTGCTAAACTCTCCAAACTAGGCTATTATAGCATAAGTTCAATTTGATGACTAGTGATtcctctttctatttttcaattaaattccTTCGATTTTCTATTTTCAACTATTGATGACTAAGCTACAATAAAAATTATCGAAATATGTCTccttaaagaaaataaataaataaataatgtatgTAGATCGATATTATCAATAATAGTGTTAGAGGGGTAATACTCAAGATATTACCATATTGATAAAGCAATATTAAGAAATTTAGGGTTATTGAATTTAGGGATTTAgagttaaaaaattttggattatggttcttatttatttatttattttaacatttttagtGTCAAAGACGATTCATCAAAGATATTATTGTCTATTTAAAATCTCTTTGGacttttttcttaaattttatttaaatatgtcttttataataattttaatataattggTCCTTTTTAGTAATTAGTTCTTGTTAGTAGTCCTTaagattaattttttcaatAGTTTATTTGAATcatcttaataataaaattgtttGGGATGTTCAATATATTGATAGTGTGATGTTTTTGTAACTAATTCATCATTTGGCCCACTTGCCAAAAACTCTTAACAACTATAAATTGTGATTAGCAATATAATCACTCCAACTAAAAGGCGACTATTATGCGACGTTTTTGTAATGATCATAAATAATGTTAACATTAATCATCTAAAAAATTAGAGATTATTGGACATATTAGGAATATTATTGGCCAGAATAATGCTAGGTAGTTAAAATATtatagataataaataaaaatatatgatcaataatatttatatttataaaagagTATGAATCACTCTTacttaattgatataattaatttctttctatAATTATTTTCTCTCATTTAATTACACTAAAagtcaattttaaatttaatgtgaattaaatcttaaaaaatgccctttcattattattatattcataattctataattttttttacaaataaaaattttaaattttaatatttttaattctaaaataatatcAAATCACCTCaatatattttgtaaaaaataaaacatctTAAATTTGATTAGTCTTTATTTATTGAAAATCATAAATGTCTAAAATTATTACTTTTTGacctaaaaaataaaataataaatattaaattaacaCCAATTCATTAATTATAGATATTATatgtttaaaattataaatgttatacatataaaattatagatgttaaattaaaaatttttaacaaattctATTATACAACtcatattttacatatatactcttaaaaaaaatataaataaaatataaataaaaattaagaaataaatttttaaaagtaattatataagcatatatatgaatattaaataaaaaaatattaaaataattaaaatcatgatCTTTTAGTGTACAtataagataataatttaaaaaatataataagacacatagtttaaaatttgataatattaattgtaaaaatttattaattatggatatcatatatatgaaattatgaatgttatgagtatgaaattatagatgttattaatataaaattatggaTGTTATGCGTATGAATTTATGGATGTTATGAGTAAATTTGTCAattgataaattaatttaagtatttgaaattttttaaattcaattatgataaaatttaaaaatatttgtgttaaaaaatcagaaaaaattattattccattttaaaaaaatatgaaacaaATATTATGTAAGTGaaacaataaattaattattacaaaaaaaattaaaattaattacaattaaaattaaaattactccAATCTATTCtatctatctattctattatataaaaatcggattTCTATACTTAATGATGGAGCTGACGTGCCATGCTTCTGAGAGTATTTCtcgatttatttcttttaactcattaaatacaatttattatgagattaattatatcaactaattgatttgattagatatttaaatattacataataattataatttatatcaatttgttttaatagtatttcttaatttatttcttttaatattctggtagtattttttaatttattaaatcaaattaggtataaattttgtatattaattaattgatttgattaaattattaataattaaaataataaatctataaataaaataaacaattgagatatttttaactaataattaaatcaaattaaattagatgtattaagtcaaattcaaataatgtgaattaaatactaaacaaaaatatgataatttcttgcttattcaaattaaatgcaataaatacaaattaattttgttagataatGATGATTTTCTGGTCTTCTCTATATATAGACGGCTATCGCTCTTGCTATTTtaactcttcttttttttatgtagattttttttatggaTAAATGAGAAGGTATAAATGAATAATGTTTCGTTGACTGTTTGTTTATAACTCAAAAATGTCTCAATTTAGACATTACCGTTGCTGATGGAATTGGACGACAATGTGCTCGACATACTTGCAGCTTAAGAAATTAGGTCATGTGTTCGAGGTGCACCGATGCAAACTTTTGGAGCTGCCGACTACTGCTGAATTCATCGTATAGTTGGAGCAAATTATGATATAGTGAAAAAATGTTTATGCATGCAAGCTATTCTTCTTTATATATGTATCCCTCTATTTTTACAAGTCACATCTTTATATATTAAATTCTTTTTGacattatttaaatttgatatttttttctatttttaggcTTCTAATCATTTTTTGTCTTAATATTTTGTTCTCATCaatttctatattttattttgggttAACTTTGTGATTCaaatataatcatttatattattattattaaatgttaTGAAATTGACCTGAtattaacaataaataattcGAAAAATGTGTTTTTTGAAACAATTCACCTAAATTTAAATTGTTACGTTAAACAGatgatgataaatatttttgtattaaatCTCTTATAAAAGAAACTTATAGAAATGTTATGTTATATGAtataatttgattatatatttttttatcttcaatctaaattatttgaattggcatattatttatttttaaatttaattaaatatctaaatatcttacaatttaatataatttaatttatataaatatatgacttttaatatttatataataaattttagagatatttttgcaagttataattttttatctgtatatttaacttttaataatattttttatttattaatatattatttctatTATCTAAGTATCAATAATGCGTTAGAAATTTTTCATTATATAAGTTACtctcagaaaaaaaaaaagataaaatttgatttataaaaatttaaacttgaGCGTTTACTATGATTaagttcaaattttaatttattttttatattatataaatattaaattctttgattaaacacttatttgtttatgataggatattatatataaattttatattggcaattaaatttcaattgctacaaaaaaataatatattttaggtaattatacattttttgttattttaaaaatcattatatatttttaaaattatttaattatgtttatttttttaaaaaggattACTATTATTAGAGAACAACGAatatttataatagtttaaaattaaaaaaaataaaaaatacaaatattaatattttaaattttcgaagtataaatcttaaaataaatatatatgattatgattaatggttataattagagtttttattttattctaattttttcaGAACATAATTGccttatttaagttttatttttgtattgaTTGCTTTTTTTGGGtaaaatatcaattaaaatttataccatgaataaaatagttacgtgtttaaataaaatgaacaaaaaatatttttatttttagtaaaaatttaTGTCGTTTTAACTTTTTTTCTATATCACATCTTATATTTTTACTATATTTATAAGAgagtttttattcaaattaagaaaattttttagttatttttttcttttagttttaaatattatttactaatataataaaaaattaaaaataacaataattactcacataattaaaatagatatcCTAATATATACATGGTCCTATGTATACcaagaattattatatataataaataattatttattttttataattactatttataaaatttattacataATTTTCTCATCttaatatcaatttttaatgaatataagatacaaaatattatttatattatttaacatacAAAACAAATATCTTAAGTAATCATGTAGAACAAGAAGTATAATAGTACAAATCTATGAAGTATGGACACTTCATTGAGTTGCCGTGTCCGCGTGTCGGACACATTTTGGACACGACACTTGTCGACACTCATCGAACACGCATGTCTGCCGTGTGACTGTGTCCAACCAGACACGCTTGGACGTacctaaataccatcacgtgtCAGCTTGTCtagtcttattcttaacatatattcttgaaataaatttagatatagtatatattattatttattaaaacaaaaaatattttaaatacttgatataattaaaataagacattagaaataatttaaaaaaataatttatattttatatgtatgcgtGTCCCCGTGTCTTATAAGATTCTAAAATTCGCGTGTCGACGTATCCCGTATTGTGTCGTGTCCCGTGTCCGTGTCAGTGTCCATGCATCATATGTGCAAATACTTACTTActtatttattctatttatttattctattatataaaaattgagttTCTGCCCTTAATGATGGAGCTAGCGTAGCATgctccaaaaaatattttttaatttaattattttaactcattaaatacaatttattacaataacttaattatattaactaattgatttgattagatatttaaatattaatataatttattaaaatttatattatttaattaattagattaCGTTAATTGTAATTCATTATTATATCAGTGAATTGATTTTTCATTTCTgaaatctaaaataaaataaataatttattgtttattctaattaaattcattaaattaGATGACGCATAGCAATGTACACGACGGCAGAGTAGATACGACAACATAGTGACTGGACAGATGGAATAACGGCGACGAGATGGAAGTTCTCTATTGCATTCGAAAGTAAGTCAAGCAATATTCTACTCTCCTAGGTTTTTGGGAGTGAGGTTATAGAATTGAGGGTAAGAAAAGTTCGGTGGCTATTTGGTTTCTCAAGACTTTTTTTTTCAGATTTCTAAATACCTAAAAGAGCACCGTGTTAAAGATTAtatatcctttatttctttttttttaaatgtagatgaatataaaatatattaggAATTGTCTacgagaaaattaaattaagttagacaaatatattattattattattgttgttgttgttgttgttgttgttgttgttgttgttgtaattgaataaattaaaaaaaattaattaaaacacatcattatccttgaatttaactTTGTCTATTATGCAAAATCTCtatttatatgatttatttcTCATTATATCTAGATTATATctcattaataattataaataaaaattttttattaattgcattttttcaattatatgtcagaactgattttttttatctaaagttaatgtaaaaaaaaatcatacatCAAGTTATCTAGACTCTAGAGTCATTAATTAGTTTTTTGACCAATAAGATGTCATTAATAATCTTCTCTAAAAGTTTAAGTTgcataaatataattagataattttaataagaataatattacgcatttaaatttatctattttattatataaaaatcagatttttgtACTTAATGATGAACCTGACATAGCATGCTTTTGAGAATATTTTCCGATTTATTTCATTTAACTCATTAACTATAAGTTATTACGATAAATTaactatatcaactaattaatttgattaaatatttaaaatattctataatttgggtaaaaaactaaaataagcCATTTGGAGATATCTGGCTCCAATATCATCGTCACTGTCGTCAGCAATCATATCCGGCTCGACATCATCGTCCTCTGAATCATCAAACAATCCATCTCCAACCCCAGCTGGTGCAGCACACTGTACAGAGGTTGGTATAAATTCTTCTGTTCCAACTTTGTCGCCAACACTATCGTTGAGATCAACAGGGAACGAAGGGGAGGCGACAGGCTGGACGGGTGGCTCGTACGCAGGGACAGAGGAAGAAGCAACGGCAGCTCTGGAGCTAGAATCGGCCACCATGGCTAAAGTGTTGGTATTCCGGTTCGAACCCCCGAGTTGGATACCACATCAACCAACTTTGCCAACAGCTCTGGTGTCTTCACTTCGGAAAACTGCCGGCAATAATGAAACATGACCTGCAAGTCCTCATCACTCCCGATCGTGAAACAATCATACTTCATGGTATCTTGGAACACCATGATTGGAATGCGATAGAAAAACTTCTTAACCCTTTTTACACCTTCCATACCAAGTTTCAGCAGTACAGAGCTAACAAGGTCATCATAGCTCGTCGTAGGCCTCGCGATAATACAGAGAGGATCCTTATCGGTGAACTTCATACCAGAACGAATTTTTCTCTTAATCGATCCTCTGTGGTGAACCAACACTAGAAAATTGTCCTCACTAGCCATCTAAGCCCTCTAATGAAAGCAACTCACGTTCACATCATATATATACTGGTCTGGTCcacactaattcaaatcatccTCATTcgcactatatatatataattcgaaccaggtaagtttgaattataattaattcaCGTTTCCTAGTAATTCAAATCCATACAATTCGAATGATGCTACTTCACTCTTCATACTAATTTGAATTGACTCTATTCGAATTATGTTTTAATAATTCAAGCCATGTTACTTCGAATTACATGTGAGTTTTGGTTGGGAATAATTCGAACtatattgattcgaattattaaCGAATGTAATTCGAACATTGTTGCTTCGAATTACATTAATTTGTCCTTTGGTTGATTGATGAATCAAACTTCCTTTTGGCCGATTCACGTAATTTCTATCTCCAAATGgcttattttagttttttatccctataatttattgtaatttatataaatttgatttggaagtattttttaatttatttattttaatattctgttagtattttaaatttatttttttaaatttattaaccCAAATTTATTGTGTGtgctaattaattaatttgattaatttattagtcattaaaataataaatctatgaATAACATAGGCAACTGAGATacttttaactaataattatatcaaatcaaatcaaatcatatatattgagctaaattcaaatcatgtgaattatggactaaattaaaatacaataattTCTTACTTATTCAATACActttttgtatttataaataaattattgtcTACTTCAATATATgaaatttttatgaattttttattacgCAATTCACTTTaacacaaataaattaatttataaaaatttaaacttgaaCGCTTGCTATGATTAAACtcaaactttaatttattttgtcatattattatataaatattaaattctttgattaaacacttatttgattatgaaatgatattatatattactttatattgacaattaaatttcAGTTACTacacaaatattatattttcgataattgtatatttttttgttatgttaaaaattattatataattttaagataatttagttatgtttatttttttaaaagtattgtCATTATTGGAGAGTAACTAATGTTTGTgatagtataaaattaaaaaataaaaatacaaaatattaatatactGTGTTTTCGAAATATAAATCTTGAAGTAAATATatgtaattataattaatgatcataattaaaagtatttattttatttcaatttgttCAGGACatgtttatcttaaattttattcctttattaaTTAGTGTTTGTTTGTACatttaattatcattaatttttataaatcaaaatgtataacttaaaaagatagatacgtgtctaaaaagtaaaaagaaaatatttttttgttagtaaaaaatttatgacgctttagtttttttttttttttttttgcatcatATCTTACATTTTTACCATAAGTTAGaggtaaattattaaatataaattagatttattacttattaccctaatttgaattcattaaattcaatttaaatagAGACAACTAGGTAACGTTATTGGGTTTTGGGAATTTAGGTAATTTTAGGGTGACTTTAGTTTATCAACGTAAATTAGCCTAATATGTGATATTagttattgttatatatataaaaaatgtgaCATATTTATGCATTGTTTATATTAGAAGAATTTGTAGAGAAATAACATGCTGGGGAAGAAAATGGATAGAAAAATCAATTTTGCATTATTTGGTTCAACAAagaaattgaatgaaaaacataaaaatgtatATGAAGCTCACGTaaattttttctcttcaaaATTGCGAAGAAAACTGATTCAAAAGTGCAAACATGGATAAAAATACAGAGTTACcatttgaaatataatttatatataatatataaaaacattaatataatttttctctattataattttttctcttcttacttttccttccattcaaacaaaaaaaaattttttcctCTATTTTCATTCAAACAATATAATTTATTACTTTTCTCTTCTTACTTTCAgcacacaaaaaaatatacttttctttccattttctttcctcttattttttatcttatatccaAACAATAGTTTAGTGTTTAtccatttatcttttattaatattgttATAATAAGGATACATGTAACTTTATAAAAATGATATAACCTAAACTTTGATTATCTAAGAATTTATTGAGTGGCTAGAATAACTCCACGTCACGAACTAATAAATGCTAGCAATAAGGATGATCACAAAAACAGCGAAAACGGGTATTTGCAGGGATTACTCACGTTTTGGAGCTAGATGGGGACTCTTGAAATCCTCATGACCTGCCATGCAAAAATGGATGGGGACTAGGGGTAGCAAACGGGTCGAAACCTGTCGAGCTGATCGCATAACCCGCCAAAAAATGCGGGTTGGGCTGAAAATTTATGgccaccaaacttaaaaattccGCTTACCCTGCACCGCCTAATCCACGGGATTTGGTGAGCTTCGGCGGGGCGGGGCAGTCTTTTCCACTGGGCCAAGCTTTTATTTTGGTAGAacaatttttt
The genomic region above belongs to Arachis stenosperma cultivar V10309 chromosome 5, arast.V10309.gnm1.PFL2, whole genome shotgun sequence and contains:
- the LOC130983054 gene encoding 13-hydroxylupanine O-tigloyltransferase-like, with the translated sequence MVLQKSSSSMVFKVRRNPAELVAPAGPTPNELKLLSDIDDQQGLRIHYSVVQLFPYQSSMAGKDPVHVIREALSKALVFYYPLAGRLREGHSGKLVVDCTGEGVLFIEADADVTLDYFGVDPLPPFPCFDELLFDVPFSDDGMINSPLLLIQVTRLKCGGFIFAIRVNHTLCDGCGIGQFIKAIAEIAQGASNPSIPPVWCRELLCARDPPRVTFIHHEYKQVPLDNDDKTVFLKPSQASFFFGPKEIDALRCLLPRHLAQSSTTFDILTACLWRCRTVALQWNPNKKVRLMYAINARFENCRFNRPLPQGYYGNAFVFPAAVCSVGMLCQRPLSYALELVKESKKKATEEYVHSVADLMAIKGRPDVILEGSLLVSDITKCGFRDVDFGWGKPLYSGLADTGGPEDIPGVSYFVPYTNSKGEHGRVLLICLPEEAIKRFEQELNGILQSSDQGY